The proteins below are encoded in one region of Sporosarcina sp. FSL K6-1508:
- the parE gene encoding DNA topoisomerase IV subunit B: protein MTKKQDNYTYDDDSIHILEGLDAVRKRPGMYIGSTDSRGLHHLVYEIVDNAVDEALAGFGNEVDVTLHTDGSVSVRDYGRGMPTGIHQSGKPTTEVILTVLHAGGKFGQGGYKTSGGLHGVGASVVNALSEKLEVTIFRDGKKFLQRFENGGKPDTTLEQIGTTREKGTLIHFKPDPTIFSTLKYHYETLSERLRESAFLLKGLKIELKEEGTDKHDIFQYETGIEAFISYLNEEKDVLHEVAYLEGESEGIEVEFAFQFSDGYSETILSFVNNVRTKDGGTHETGAKTGMTRVFNEYARKTGLLKEKDKNLEGADIREGIAAIVSVRIPEEILQFEGQTKGKLGTSEARGVTDSIVSQKLLYFLEENADLSAALVRKAIRAHQAREAARKAREDARTGKKRKRSDTLLSGKLTPAQSRNAAKNELYLVEGDSAGGSAKQGRDRVFQAILPLRGKVLNTEKAKLEDIMKNEEINMIIHAIGGGVGSDFQVADIAYDKIVIMTDADTDGAHIQVLLLTFFYRYMKPLIEAGKVYIALPPLYKVFKGTGKSEKFAYAWTEGTDLDEAIEKVGKGYMLQRYKGLGEMNADQLWETTMDPETRTLIRVTIEDSATVERRVTTLMGDKVEPRRRWIEDNVDFGTQEEHNILDNEFLHVEGDFE from the coding sequence TTGACGAAAAAACAAGATAATTATACGTATGATGATGACTCGATTCATATACTTGAAGGCTTAGATGCAGTACGAAAACGGCCTGGTATGTATATCGGTTCTACTGATTCACGCGGACTTCACCACCTTGTCTATGAAATTGTTGATAATGCGGTAGATGAAGCGCTAGCGGGATTTGGTAATGAGGTAGACGTTACACTTCATACAGACGGCAGTGTCAGTGTCCGAGACTACGGGCGCGGAATGCCAACAGGAATACACCAATCCGGCAAGCCGACGACGGAAGTTATTCTTACCGTCCTCCACGCAGGCGGGAAATTCGGCCAAGGCGGATACAAAACAAGCGGCGGACTTCATGGAGTTGGTGCATCTGTCGTAAACGCGCTGTCTGAAAAGCTTGAAGTAACGATTTTTCGCGATGGTAAAAAGTTCCTTCAGCGTTTTGAAAATGGCGGTAAGCCGGACACGACGCTTGAACAAATCGGAACAACACGGGAAAAGGGAACGCTTATTCACTTCAAACCGGATCCGACAATTTTCTCCACGTTAAAATATCATTATGAAACCTTAAGTGAACGTTTGCGGGAGTCTGCATTCCTGTTAAAAGGCTTGAAAATCGAGCTAAAGGAAGAAGGAACGGACAAGCATGATATCTTTCAATACGAAACGGGTATTGAAGCCTTCATTTCTTATTTGAATGAAGAGAAGGACGTCTTGCATGAGGTCGCATATTTGGAAGGCGAATCAGAGGGCATAGAAGTCGAATTTGCATTCCAGTTCAGTGATGGTTATTCAGAAACAATTTTATCATTCGTTAATAATGTCCGCACAAAAGATGGCGGAACACATGAAACTGGTGCAAAAACGGGCATGACCCGCGTATTTAACGAATATGCGCGAAAAACTGGTTTATTAAAAGAAAAAGATAAAAACCTCGAAGGCGCAGATATCCGTGAAGGAATTGCAGCAATCGTTTCGGTTCGTATACCAGAAGAAATTCTGCAATTTGAAGGACAGACGAAAGGCAAACTCGGGACAAGTGAAGCACGGGGAGTCACGGATTCAATCGTGTCTCAGAAACTGCTTTATTTTCTTGAAGAAAATGCGGATTTAAGTGCGGCGCTCGTTCGAAAAGCAATCAGGGCGCACCAAGCACGTGAGGCGGCGCGCAAAGCACGGGAAGATGCACGTACTGGAAAAAAGAGAAAAAGATCTGATACACTTCTTTCAGGTAAATTAACACCTGCTCAATCTAGAAATGCTGCAAAAAATGAACTTTATCTCGTCGAAGGTGATTCTGCCGGCGGATCCGCAAAACAAGGGCGAGACCGTGTATTCCAGGCAATTCTTCCACTGCGAGGAAAAGTGCTCAACACTGAAAAAGCAAAACTCGAGGATATCATGAAAAATGAAGAAATCAATATGATTATCCATGCAATCGGGGGCGGCGTCGGATCAGACTTTCAAGTCGCAGACATCGCTTACGATAAAATCGTTATCATGACAGATGCGGATACGGATGGAGCACATATTCAGGTGCTACTGCTGACGTTTTTCTATCGATACATGAAACCGCTTATTGAAGCTGGGAAAGTATATATCGCATTGCCGCCTCTTTACAAAGTGTTTAAAGGGACAGGGAAGAGCGAAAAATTTGCATACGCCTGGACTGAAGGCACGGATCTTGATGAAGCGATCGAAAAAGTCGGCAAAGGGTATATGTTGCAACGATACAAAGGACTCGGGGAAATGAATGCCGATCAGTTATGGGAAACGACTATGGATCCTGAAACACGTACATTGATCCGTGTAACGATTGAAGACAGCGCTACAGTTGAGCGTCGAGTTACGACTCTTATGGGTGATAAGGTAGAGCCAAGACGGCGTTGGATTGAAGATAACGTCGATTTTGGAACCCAGGAAGAGCATAATATTTTGGATAATGAATTTTTGCACGTTGAGGGGGATTTTGAATGA
- the parC gene encoding DNA topoisomerase IV subunit A, producing MTVSESYQDLPLEEVIGDRFGRYSKYIIQDRALPDARDGLKPVQRRILYAMFHEGNTHEKAFRKSAKTVGNVIGNYHPHGDTSVYEAMVRMSQDWKLRHMLIEMQGNNGSVDGDSAAAMRYTEARLSAIAGQMLRDLGKNTVDFIPNFDDTEPEPTVLPSRYPNLLVNGSTGISAGYATDIPPHALHEVLDAVLMRIDNPDVTVDELMTVIKGPDFPTGGTIQGTNGIKTAYETGKGRFIIRSKSFIEPLKGGKSQIVVTEIPYDVNKANMVRKMDELRHDRKLDGIADVRDESDRTGLRVVIELKKDVDGNAILQYLLKNTDLQVTYNFNMIAISGRRPTLMSLPMLLDAYIGHQKEIVTRRSQFDIQKAQDRLHIVEGLMKALSILDEVIKTIRASKDKRDAKNNLISKFEFSEIQAEAIVSLQLYRLTNTDITELQQEDAELRKLIEKLAAILKSDKKLSAVIKKELLDIRKQFAEPRRSVIEEVIQEIKVDLDILVPSEEVIVSVTKDGYVKRTSVRSHTASNGTGHEMKESDYTLLEAPMNTQHHLLLFTSAGNYLYQPVHELPDIRWRDLGQHISSIIPLGQNETIVAAIGLENFDEEALIVTASKNGLVKQSKLADFKVQRYSRTFKAMGIKKGDSMIDARLVKGDEDIILFTQQAYALRFPLTELSATGIRTAGVRGINLKEDDQLVRMEINSDDGASVLIATQRGSVKRMGLKELESASRAQRGVVVLKELKSNPHRVVGALLVKNDEIVVLATEKGTKIPLVAGSLRPVDRYSNGSSLVDEKKDGSITTIYKDPKAEIE from the coding sequence ATGACAGTATCGGAAAGCTACCAAGACCTTCCCTTGGAAGAAGTGATCGGTGACCGGTTTGGACGGTATAGTAAATACATCATCCAGGACCGGGCATTGCCTGACGCACGCGATGGCTTAAAACCCGTTCAGCGGCGTATTTTGTATGCAATGTTCCATGAAGGCAATACACATGAAAAAGCATTCCGTAAATCCGCAAAAACGGTTGGTAATGTTATCGGGAATTACCATCCCCACGGGGATACATCCGTTTACGAAGCAATGGTGCGGATGAGCCAAGATTGGAAACTTCGGCATATGTTGATTGAAATGCAAGGAAATAACGGTTCAGTCGATGGTGATTCGGCTGCTGCCATGCGGTATACAGAAGCGCGCCTTTCTGCAATAGCAGGGCAAATGCTGCGTGATTTAGGTAAAAATACAGTCGATTTCATTCCAAACTTCGATGATACTGAGCCTGAGCCAACTGTTTTACCGTCAAGATACCCCAACTTGCTCGTCAACGGTTCAACCGGTATTTCTGCTGGATATGCGACAGATATCCCACCACATGCGCTTCACGAAGTGCTTGATGCAGTCCTTATGCGGATTGACAACCCTGATGTCACAGTCGATGAGTTAATGACAGTTATAAAAGGACCTGATTTTCCAACGGGCGGTACTATCCAAGGGACAAATGGAATTAAAACCGCTTATGAGACTGGAAAAGGGCGCTTTATCATCAGATCGAAGTCATTCATTGAACCGTTAAAAGGCGGTAAATCGCAAATCGTGGTGACAGAAATCCCATATGACGTTAACAAAGCGAATATGGTAAGGAAAATGGATGAGCTTCGTCATGATCGGAAACTAGATGGTATCGCAGATGTCAGAGACGAATCGGACCGTACGGGTCTCCGTGTTGTCATAGAACTGAAGAAAGACGTCGATGGCAATGCTATCTTACAATATCTTTTGAAAAATACAGACTTGCAAGTTACGTATAACTTCAACATGATTGCAATCTCTGGACGCAGACCGACATTAATGTCATTGCCCATGTTGCTTGACGCCTATATTGGCCATCAAAAAGAAATCGTCACACGCAGATCCCAATTTGATATCCAAAAAGCACAAGATAGGCTACATATCGTCGAAGGCCTGATGAAAGCTTTATCGATTTTAGATGAAGTGATTAAAACGATTCGAGCATCAAAAGATAAACGTGACGCTAAGAATAATCTTATCTCAAAATTCGAATTCTCCGAAATACAAGCAGAAGCAATTGTATCGCTACAACTTTACAGATTGACGAATACGGATATTACGGAACTGCAGCAAGAAGATGCTGAACTCCGGAAATTGATTGAAAAACTTGCTGCAATTTTAAAAAGCGACAAAAAGCTTTCTGCTGTCATTAAAAAAGAGCTTCTTGACATTCGTAAACAATTTGCGGAACCAAGACGCTCAGTTATCGAGGAAGTAATCCAAGAAATTAAAGTCGACCTCGACATTCTAGTACCAAGCGAAGAAGTGATTGTGTCAGTGACGAAAGATGGGTATGTTAAACGTACAAGCGTCCGTTCACATACTGCATCGAATGGCACGGGCCATGAAATGAAAGAATCTGATTATACGCTACTAGAAGCACCGATGAACACACAGCATCATCTCTTGCTGTTCACATCTGCGGGGAACTATCTCTATCAGCCTGTTCATGAACTACCGGATATTAGATGGCGTGATCTTGGCCAACATATATCGAGTATTATCCCACTCGGGCAGAATGAAACGATTGTGGCGGCAATCGGGCTTGAAAACTTCGATGAAGAAGCGCTAATCGTAACAGCATCGAAAAATGGGTTAGTCAAACAATCGAAACTTGCCGATTTTAAAGTCCAGCGTTATTCACGAACGTTTAAAGCGATGGGAATTAAGAAGGGCGATTCTATGATTGACGCAAGGCTTGTCAAAGGAGATGAGGACATCATTCTCTTTACACAGCAGGCATACGCCCTCCGTTTCCCTCTTACCGAGTTGTCAGCAACAGGCATAAGGACTGCAGGTGTACGTGGCATTAACCTTAAAGAGGATGACCAGCTCGTTAGAATGGAGATTAATTCAGATGACGGGGCTTCCGTCTTAATCGCGACTCAACGTGGCAGTGTGAAAAGAATGGGCTTGAAAGAACTTGAAAGTGCTTCGAGGGCGCAACGTGGTGTTGTCGTTCTGAAAGAACTGAAGTCGAATCCACACCGTGTTGTGGGAGCGTTACTGGTGAAAAATGATGAAATTGTTGTTCTAGCAACAGAAAAAGGAACTAAAATTCCTCTAGTAGCGGGTTCATTACGGCCTGTTGATCGCTATTCAAACGGCAGTAGTCTGGTCGATGAGAAAAAGGACGGTAGCATAACAACCATATATAAAGATCCGAAAGCTGAAATCGAATAA
- a CDS encoding MFS transporter → MWKNRNIWIILTGELIAGLGLWTGIIGNLEFMQEKIPSDFMKALIMSVGLLAGILAGPLAGKVIDQSRKKNVLLISGAGRLLSVIFMLIAISTGSVWWMVAFMISIQLSATFYFPALQATIPLVVKDDDLLTMNGWHMNVATISRVLGTALAGIMLVYWSLMSLYWISMIAYGGLLLFTMMLRIDEGEGREAKVKSVGNKGGFMEVFPVLKAYPAVGMTLIMTLIPLLFLGSFNLIVINISEIQDSASIKGLIYTFEGVAFMIGTFVVKYISRKWRTTTILFTFATMVAVAEFMLYFAESTAITLGAFAVLGFSLGCFFPTAMVIFQKQMPKEYHGRFFSFRNMLERVMFQVVLLTAGAFLDIIGLQSMIIIFGLISLSLTAIFFVQMKRRNIILEQPKKTAAESI, encoded by the coding sequence ATGTGGAAAAATCGTAATATTTGGATCATCTTAACTGGAGAATTGATTGCCGGTTTAGGATTATGGACAGGAATTATCGGAAATCTTGAGTTTATGCAAGAAAAAATACCATCCGATTTCATGAAAGCATTAATTATGTCAGTTGGCCTTCTAGCAGGGATTCTAGCAGGGCCACTTGCCGGGAAGGTAATTGACCAATCAAGGAAAAAAAACGTACTTCTTATATCCGGAGCAGGCCGTTTGCTCAGTGTTATCTTCATGTTAATCGCCATTTCAACTGGATCTGTTTGGTGGATGGTTGCCTTCATGATTAGTATTCAACTATCTGCTACATTTTACTTTCCAGCGCTACAGGCCACGATTCCACTTGTCGTCAAAGATGATGATCTGCTGACAATGAACGGTTGGCATATGAATGTAGCCACAATTTCACGAGTGCTTGGTACAGCTTTAGCGGGGATTATGCTTGTCTATTGGTCGCTGATGTCGCTCTACTGGATCTCGATGATCGCTTACGGAGGCCTTCTATTATTCACCATGATGCTGCGCATCGATGAGGGAGAGGGAAGAGAGGCCAAAGTAAAATCTGTAGGTAACAAGGGTGGGTTCATGGAAGTGTTTCCTGTGTTGAAAGCCTATCCCGCTGTCGGCATGACACTCATTATGACGCTAATTCCACTACTATTCCTGGGATCATTCAACTTAATCGTCATTAATATTAGTGAAATTCAAGATTCTGCATCGATTAAAGGTCTTATTTATACATTCGAAGGGGTAGCGTTCATGATTGGAACGTTTGTAGTGAAGTATATTTCTAGGAAATGGCGAACGACGACGATATTGTTTACCTTCGCAACGATGGTGGCAGTCGCAGAATTTATGCTTTACTTTGCAGAAAGTACAGCTATTACATTAGGCGCTTTTGCAGTTCTTGGTTTTTCATTAGGCTGTTTTTTTCCAACAGCTATGGTCATTTTTCAGAAACAAATGCCGAAGGAGTATCATGGTCGATTTTTCTCGTTCCGCAATATGTTGGAACGGGTCATGTTTCAGGTTGTGTTACTGACAGCGGGAGCATTTCTTGATATTATCGGCTTGCAGTCGATGATCATTATTTTCGGACTGATCAGCTTAAGTTTGACGGCAATATTCTTTGTACAGATGAAAAGAAGAAATATCATATTGGAACAGCCAAAAAAAACTGCCGCAGAAAGCATTTGA
- a CDS encoding GntR family transcriptional regulator, protein MKPSLDENQPLFLQIAQIILDEIVEGRLKEGEQLPSENELSRFYNINRATVRKGLQTLVDDAYIYKQRGIGMYLSEGAYQKIIDERQKQFRQNYITPLLEEGARLGMDVQKIIRIIEKEAQS, encoded by the coding sequence TTGAAGCCATCATTAGATGAAAATCAACCACTTTTTCTACAAATTGCACAAATCATATTAGATGAAATCGTGGAAGGTCGTCTAAAAGAAGGAGAACAATTGCCCTCTGAGAATGAATTGTCTCGCTTTTACAATATTAATCGTGCAACCGTAAGAAAAGGGCTTCAAACTTTAGTTGATGATGCTTATATTTATAAACAAAGAGGTATCGGAATGTACTTGAGTGAAGGAGCTTATCAAAAAATAATAGATGAACGACAGAAACAATTTCGTCAGAATTATATAACCCCTTTATTAGAAGAAGGTGCCCGTTTAGGGATGGATGTCCAAAAGATTATCCGAATAATTGAGAAGGAGGCTCAATCATGA
- a CDS encoding ABC transporter ATP-binding protein, translating to MIDVNQVHFSYDSTKILHDFNLIESEKIIVGLWGRNGTGKTTFMKLLAGHLKPDQGEIKIQGFNPYNHNQTNNHLCYMQEDHPFSKIWKVKDALRFGDYYNPNFDMNFAKELLTVFNLDENKNVTRLSKGMKSALQFIIGIASNADITILDEPTNGLDIGMRKKLHKVLLESYEENPRLILLSSHHIEEIQTLCEALVVIHDGRVFLHETMETMREKGIWLSGEKTSFLNIIQSHTVLEQQEMGTKMKVMLDEPYTNEWKHFAQSHSLSIEPASLHDYLLNRTEERNEVNR from the coding sequence ATGATAGATGTAAATCAGGTTCACTTTAGTTATGATTCAACCAAAATATTGCATGACTTTAACTTGATAGAGAGTGAGAAAATCATCGTTGGACTTTGGGGGCGAAATGGAACTGGGAAAACAACCTTTATGAAGTTGTTAGCTGGTCATTTAAAACCTGATCAGGGTGAGATAAAGATACAGGGGTTTAATCCTTATAACCATAATCAAACAAATAATCATTTATGTTATATGCAAGAAGATCATCCATTCAGTAAGATTTGGAAGGTGAAAGATGCGTTACGCTTTGGTGATTATTACAATCCGAATTTTGATATGAATTTTGCTAAAGAGCTTTTAACAGTTTTTAATTTGGATGAAAACAAAAATGTGACCAGGCTCTCTAAAGGTATGAAATCAGCACTGCAATTTATTATCGGTATTGCCAGTAATGCTGATATAACAATACTTGACGAACCGACCAATGGTTTAGATATAGGTATGCGAAAGAAACTTCACAAAGTATTATTGGAAAGTTATGAAGAAAACCCGAGGCTCATTCTTTTATCCTCCCATCATATCGAAGAAATTCAAACTTTATGTGAAGCGTTGGTAGTGATTCATGATGGTAGAGTATTTCTCCATGAAACAATGGAAACGATGCGGGAAAAAGGCATTTGGTTAAGTGGAGAGAAGACTTCTTTTTTAAACATCATCCAGTCGCACACTGTGTTGGAGCAACAAGAAATGGGTACGAAAATGAAAGTCATGCTCGATGAACCTTATACGAACGAATGGAAGCATTTTGCTCAGTCCCATAGCTTATCAATTGAACCAGCTTCCCTACATGATTATTTATTAAATAGAACGGAAGAACGAAATGAGGTGAACAGATGA
- a CDS encoding ArsR/SmtB family transcription factor has translation MDDKSQVRDVYDAVADPTRRKILRMLAEVEELPLYEITVHFQMGRTAVSKHLAILKDADLVFARKVGRETRYRLNPTPLKEIQDWVSFYEGFWKERIAKLNLLLEEKK, from the coding sequence TTGGACGATAAAAGTCAAGTGAGGGATGTTTATGACGCTGTTGCCGATCCGACAAGGCGAAAGATACTTCGAATGTTGGCAGAGGTTGAAGAATTACCCCTATATGAGATAACGGTTCATTTTCAAATGGGTCGTACAGCAGTTTCTAAGCATTTGGCTATCCTTAAAGATGCTGATCTCGTATTCGCTCGAAAGGTCGGTAGGGAAACAAGATATCGGCTAAATCCCACCCCATTGAAAGAAATTCAAGACTGGGTATCTTTTTATGAAGGCTTCTGGAAAGAAAGAATTGCTAAATTAAATCTTTTATTGGAGGAAAAAAAATGA
- a CDS encoding SRPBCC family protein gives MKSDVSLDYQFTSSIEQVWNALTDSDTLAKWIWDNDFKPVVGHKFQFRAEPNEWWDGIVDSEVLEVDEPHKLSYTWVSAGESTTITWTLKKGSDGTVHLHFDQTGFSEATKAREGAIEGAKYAWTQMGDKLENVLAEL, from the coding sequence ATGAAATCAGATGTATCATTAGATTATCAATTTACAAGTTCAATCGAGCAGGTGTGGAACGCTTTAACAGATTCGGATACACTTGCGAAATGGATATGGGATAATGATTTTAAACCAGTCGTTGGACATAAATTTCAGTTCCGTGCAGAGCCTAACGAATGGTGGGATGGCATTGTAGATAGCGAGGTGCTAGAAGTGGACGAGCCTCATAAATTATCTTACACTTGGGTAAGTGCTGGAGAAAGCACTACTATTACATGGACTTTGAAAAAAGGTTCAGATGGAACTGTCCACCTACATTTCGATCAAACTGGATTTAGTGAAGCAACTAAAGCTCGTGAGGGTGCTATTGAGGGAGCTAAATATGCTTGGACGCAAATGGGTGATAAGCTCGAAAACGTGTTAGCAGAACTGTAA
- a CDS encoding ATP-binding cassette domain-containing protein — MKINQLIANNINKLDAVLPEDKSLGIAGLSGSGKTTFCQTIGEESKKRLVSLLPKAEYQYLFPNIMETNFSAIKMEEMPLVLFLGKSAISSNPRSTIGTHTGVFKDIRVTLAEKFELSPEVFSFNNELGWCPGCKGRGTTKNVECKKCEGRRYNPEVEQRRIDLSGQPHSISDINNLSIESILSLGDELHISEAKQHILKNILNMNIGYLTLNRIMGTLSGGELTRLYLAEFMATSENTVIIIDEISVGLDHQTLLKILTEIKQLGYKNQIWLIDHSDTVLDTTDEQLFFGPGSGKYGGKIVEESPRPKPITSERNKAMPTEYYQFHNLYCRNIQMAEIQIPQNRLVTFTGESGCGKSTLVNECIAKDFLKRYPKDKLVMVGQNRNQSITSRSTVATFLDIKRKLTKYSEEIEDIFQRSIEDIIDELPNDDIAYKRLSLLIKLGLGYLTLERKTQSLSNGEFQCVHLVSELFANSRNPHTLFIFDEPSKGLSQNILNQFIDSIRVILQDESVSIIMIEHNDYMMGSSDFIVDFGKRQLAPVQHLDVVSHDDYYSQQNSTNRVAPVQIPSTIHQQNGINYLKENQIAYFKNAENVYKGGILKSLSSMARLIYGEYESETIAPVIAIDLERHLYSQYSFLYEMGGLINHIVAAHPTNKNTKSFDFYNQDNHCPSCSGRRQIEKFDIDVVIQDKNAPFWEGLLHPDVMEVLKHYQYSRLEFIFAEIKNELGHDMSKSYNDMTEEEKHTFLYGYLEKSFYDKAAKAQRTWQGFNSIIGMYMFISKSIIKEHMKASKEMITCPICEGSVLNHHKQLKFGDTDIREIINQPLDQALKTVGALPELVKLKSIVGGDMTLTEDVSLLPRETQVELKVFELEMASFAGYEVVLQNALPFWDRISSNIESISTNNQVTICDFDKITETRETIIDKYFTNGKYKKLTYVYEAFGYKKIVTQINKIKKSHSCPFCKGKKVITEDNLHDGVYKLTIPCVSCNESGITDEGLQEVVEGIAVETWLTGKVSDVVDKNLYTEAVADIPIFNRIRELNKRDMMAVYQCLEQNN; from the coding sequence ATGAAAATAAATCAATTAATTGCGAACAATATTAACAAATTAGATGCAGTACTACCAGAAGATAAATCTTTAGGCATTGCTGGATTGTCTGGATCTGGTAAAACAACTTTTTGTCAAACAATTGGTGAAGAATCCAAAAAGCGTCTTGTTTCCTTATTGCCAAAGGCTGAATATCAGTATTTGTTCCCCAATATTATGGAAACGAATTTCAGTGCCATCAAAATGGAAGAAATGCCTCTAGTACTTTTTCTCGGAAAGTCAGCGATTTCTTCCAATCCACGTTCTACAATTGGCACCCATACAGGTGTATTTAAAGACATTCGTGTTACTCTTGCTGAAAAGTTTGAACTATCTCCAGAAGTTTTTTCATTCAATAATGAGCTAGGCTGGTGTCCGGGTTGTAAAGGGCGCGGTACTACCAAAAATGTCGAATGTAAAAAGTGTGAGGGCAGGCGCTACAATCCAGAAGTTGAGCAAAGAAGAATAGATTTATCGGGTCAACCGCACAGTATTTCCGATATCAACAACTTAAGCATTGAATCGATACTTTCCCTTGGAGACGAATTACATATAAGTGAAGCGAAACAACATATTCTTAAAAATATACTCAATATGAATATTGGTTACTTAACTTTAAATCGCATTATGGGCACATTGTCAGGTGGAGAATTAACACGACTTTACTTGGCAGAGTTCATGGCCACCAGTGAAAATACGGTTATTATAATTGATGAAATCTCCGTAGGTCTCGATCACCAAACATTATTGAAAATTTTAACAGAGATTAAACAATTGGGGTATAAGAATCAAATCTGGCTCATTGATCATTCTGACACGGTGCTCGACACAACGGATGAGCAATTGTTCTTTGGGCCTGGTAGTGGTAAATACGGTGGGAAGATTGTTGAAGAATCCCCACGTCCAAAACCAATCACTTCGGAACGAAACAAGGCAATGCCAACAGAATACTATCAGTTTCATAATCTTTACTGTCGTAATATTCAAATGGCAGAAATTCAGATTCCTCAAAATAGACTTGTAACCTTTACGGGTGAGTCTGGATGTGGTAAATCTACACTTGTCAATGAGTGTATTGCCAAGGATTTTCTGAAGCGATATCCAAAAGATAAACTGGTAATGGTGGGACAAAATCGAAACCAATCGATTACCAGTCGGTCAACAGTTGCAACTTTTCTTGATATTAAAAGGAAACTCACAAAGTATAGCGAAGAAATTGAGGATATTTTTCAGCGCTCGATTGAAGATATTATTGATGAACTGCCGAATGATGACATCGCTTATAAACGCTTGAGCCTATTAATTAAACTTGGACTTGGTTATTTGACGTTGGAAAGAAAAACACAGTCCTTATCGAATGGTGAATTTCAATGTGTCCATTTAGTTTCTGAGCTGTTTGCCAACTCAAGAAACCCACATACACTTTTTATTTTTGACGAGCCTTCAAAAGGGTTATCACAAAATATTTTAAATCAATTCATTGATAGTATTAGGGTTATTCTGCAGGATGAATCTGTCTCAATAATCATGATTGAACATAATGATTATATGATGGGAAGTTCTGATTTTATCGTTGATTTTGGTAAAAGACAGCTTGCACCTGTTCAACATCTTGACGTTGTCAGTCATGATGATTATTATAGTCAACAAAATAGTACAAATAGAGTTGCTCCGGTGCAAATTCCTTCAACTATCCATCAACAAAATGGGATTAACTATTTAAAAGAAAATCAGATTGCCTATTTTAAAAATGCAGAAAATGTCTATAAGGGCGGCATCTTAAAAAGCTTATCATCAATGGCCCGGTTAATTTATGGTGAATACGAATCCGAAACAATTGCACCCGTCATCGCCATTGATCTGGAACGGCACTTGTATAGTCAATATAGTTTTCTTTATGAAATGGGCGGCTTGATCAACCATATCGTGGCAGCTCATCCGACCAATAAAAATACGAAAAGCTTTGATTTCTATAATCAGGATAATCATTGTCCAAGCTGCTCGGGCCGTCGTCAGATTGAAAAGTTTGATATAGATGTTGTGATTCAAGATAAAAACGCTCCATTCTGGGAAGGCCTATTGCATCCAGATGTGATGGAGGTATTAAAACATTATCAATATTCAAGATTGGAATTCATTTTCGCTGAAATTAAGAATGAACTCGGCCACGATATGAGTAAAAGTTATAATGACATGACAGAAGAAGAAAAGCATACCTTTTTATACGGGTATTTGGAAAAATCATTTTATGATAAAGCAGCCAAGGCGCAGAGAACATGGCAAGGCTTTAATAGCATAATTGGGATGTATATGTTTATTTCGAAATCTATTATTAAAGAGCATATGAAAGCATCTAAAGAGATGATTACATGTCCAATTTGCGAAGGCTCTGTGTTAAACCATCATAAACAGCTCAAGTTTGGCGATACGGATATTCGTGAGATTATAAACCAACCACTTGATCAAGCATTGAAAACAGTAGGAGCGTTACCGGAACTGGTAAAATTGAAATCTATTGTCGGCGGAGATATGACTTTGACGGAAGATGTCTCTTTATTGCCTAGGGAAACACAAGTCGAACTGAAAGTATTTGAATTGGAAATGGCAAGCTTTGCTGGTTATGAAGTGGTATTACAAAATGCCTTACCATTCTGGGATAGAATTAGTAGCAATATCGAATCCATCAGCACGAACAACCAGGTTACGATCTGTGATTTTGATAAGATCACTGAGACAAGAGAAACGATCATTGATAAGTATTTCACCAATGGAAAATACAAAAAGCTTACCTATGTCTATGAAGCGTTTGGATATAAAAAAATTGTTACCCAAATTAATAAGATCAAAAAAAGTCATTCATGTCCATTCTGTAAAGGAAAGAAAGTCATTACAGAAGATAATCTCCATGATGGCGTATATAAATTAACGATCCCGTGTGTGAGTTGTAATGAAAGTGGTATCACTGATGAAGGACTTCAGGAAGTTGTCGAAGGCATAGCTGTTGAAACATGGCTCACTGGTAAAGTAAGTGATGTAGTTGATAAAAACCTATATACTGAGGCAGTTGCTGATATTCCAATCTTCAATCGTATTCGTGAGTTAAATAAACGAGATATGATGGCGGTTTATCAATGCCTTGAGCAAAATAATTAA